The Synechococcus sp. RS9916 DNA segment GAGGATCAATGCGCTCCGGTTTGGGGAACATCTGGATCCAGAGACTGTTGGGTTTGCCTGTGTAAGCGAGGGTGATGCCGGCACCTGAGGAAGAGGTCCAGTAGCCGACAACGCGATCACTGCGCGGTTGCTCGGTTGGTGACACCAGCACCGGAGTGGGGGTGGCTGGGTTGGTGGGTTCCGCCGGCTTTTGCGCTTCGGTGGAGGGATTGCAGGCCGTTGTTGCCAAGGCTGCAGAGCTGAGCATGGCTGCCAGCAGTGGCACGTTCGCTTTCATGGTCGACCTGCGATCGGCGTTTTCAACGTAGCCCTGGGATTTAGGTCCGCTAGGGCAATGCCAGCGCGGTGCCCTCCCGGCGCGGGTCAGCTGCCCCTTGCCACTGGCCGTTGCTCCGTTGCACCAGGGCGGTGCCGCTGCCGATGGCTTGCAGCCGTATGGGTTGATCGTTGCTATTGAGTTGCTCCACCACGAAGGGCCAGGCCAGGGGAGGGGTGCTCTCCAGCACCAGTGTTCCGCGGCGATTGGAGAGGTGGGGTAGGCCCACGGCCCGCTCGGCGGGTTCGTTCCAGATCAGCGAAGCCAGCAGCACCCGGCTGAGTAGGTGGGGAATGGTGCGACCGCCTGGGCTGCCCAGGGCCAGCACCGGATGCCCTCCCCGGAACACCAGTGTCGGCGCCATCGACGACATCGGCCGGCGGCCCGGCAGGCGCCGGTTGGCCACCGGCAGCCCCTGCAGCGTGGGGACAAAGGCGAAGTCGGTGAGCTGATTGTTCAGCACCATGCCGGCCACCAGGTGCCGACTCCCGAAGATCGTCTCCACCGATGCGGTGTAGGCGGCGATGTTGCCGCTGGCATCCACGATCGTGATCTGGGTGGTGCCCTCTTCCTTGCTGGGTGCGGGCCGGCCAAAGGGATAGCGGCTTACGCCCGGGGGCAGACCAGGTTCGGGTGTGGCATCGCCAGCACCTTGCAGATGTGCGGCGCGCTCCTTGATGTAGGCCGGATCCAGCAGGGCCGCGGCGGGCACGCTGCCACCCACCGGGTCATGCACCCAATAGAGGCGATCGGCATCGGCCCAGGCCTGGGCTTTGCCCAGTTGCCGCCAGACCGTGGGATCGTCTGGCGCCGATTCCGCCAGGGGCGTGCTCTGGTTGAGCAAGGCCAGGGTCTGCAGCAGCCCAATCCCGCCGCTGCTGGGTGGCGGCATTGTGCAGATCCGGTGCCCCAGCTGCTGGCTGCAGAGGGGGGCGCGGCGCACCACGGCATAGCTGCTCAGATCGGATGCGCTCCAGCCCCGGAAATTGGGCGTGGTGGTCTTCAAGGCATTCACGCCGCCCAGGATCTGTTGCGCCAGCGGCCCTGCGTAGAAGGCTGGCCCGCCCTCGCGGGCCAGGGTGCTGAGGGTGCGGGCTAAGGCCGGGTTGCGGAAGGGTTGATCTGCTGGTGGCGGTTGACCGCTTGGGAGATAGAGGGCCTGAAAGGCGGGGCTATGGGCCACCCCAAAGCGCTTGGCCAGGTGCAGGGAACGCAGAAAGCGGGGACTGGGCTTGAACCCATCGGTGGCTGTGCGGATGGCTGGTGCCAGGGTCTGGGCCCAGGGCAATTGTCCATGGCGTTGGTGGGCGTCCCACAGCAGGGCCACCGTTCCTGGGATGCCGATGGCCTGGGGGGTGCTGGTGGCATCACGCCAGGGCAACGGTGCCCCCGACGTGCTGAGCAAGTCGCTGTGCTGGCTGCGCTGCGGGGCCACTTCCCGGCCATCGAGCACCGCCAGGGTTTTCGCGTTGGCATCCCAGTAGAGAAGGAATCCGCCACCCCCCAGCCCGGAGCTCTGGGGTTCCACCACCGCCAGCACCGCCTGGGCGCTCACCAGGGCATCGATGGCACTGCCACCCGCTTGCAATGCAGCGATTCCCGCTTCTGTGGCGAGGGGATTGGCGGTCACCACCACCGCGCGGCCGCTGGCGGTGACACTTCGTTTGCGGCCGAGATCAGCGGTTTCCGGATCGTCGCGGCTGATCGGTGCTGCTGTGGCTGGAGCGGTGCCGCCGAGGGTCAGCACCAGCGCCAGTGCGTTGAGGATTGGGAAACGCGGGCGCAAGCGGAG contains these protein-coding regions:
- a CDS encoding gamma-glutamyltransferase family protein; this translates as MRPRFPILNALALVLTLGGTAPATAAPISRDDPETADLGRKRSVTASGRAVVVTANPLATEAGIAALQAGGSAIDALVSAQAVLAVVEPQSSGLGGGGFLLYWDANAKTLAVLDGREVAPQRSQHSDLLSTSGAPLPWRDATSTPQAIGIPGTVALLWDAHQRHGQLPWAQTLAPAIRTATDGFKPSPRFLRSLHLAKRFGVAHSPAFQALYLPSGQPPPADQPFRNPALARTLSTLAREGGPAFYAGPLAQQILGGVNALKTTTPNFRGWSASDLSSYAVVRRAPLCSQQLGHRICTMPPPSSGGIGLLQTLALLNQSTPLAESAPDDPTVWRQLGKAQAWADADRLYWVHDPVGGSVPAAALLDPAYIKERAAHLQGAGDATPEPGLPPGVSRYPFGRPAPSKEEGTTQITIVDASGNIAAYTASVETIFGSRHLVAGMVLNNQLTDFAFVPTLQGLPVANRRLPGRRPMSSMAPTLVFRGGHPVLALGSPGGRTIPHLLSRVLLASLIWNEPAERAVGLPHLSNRRGTLVLESTPPLAWPFVVEQLNSNDQPIRLQAIGSGTALVQRSNGQWQGAADPRREGTALALP